From the Blastocatellia bacterium genome, one window contains:
- the kdpA gene encoding potassium-transporting ATPase subunit KdpA, which produces MTANGFLQLAIFLLVLLLLTKPLGSYMTKIFTGEKTLLSKVLSPLENLVYRICQIDQTPQHWTNYAISLILFNFVGVIVLYLLQRLQSFLPLNPQNFTSIASDLAFNTAVSFVSNTNWQAYSGESTMSYLTQMSGLAVQNFVSAATGLAVAIAFIRGIAEREAKTIGNFWVDLTRSVVYILLPFSLVGALVLVSQGVVQNFNPYVTAKRVETVIVEKIDVNGTKTIETITDQVIAQGPVASQEIIKQLGTNGGGFFNANSAHPYENPTPLTNFISMLAIFLIPSALTYTLGKMTGNQKHGWAVFTAMSILFLAGFLVVYHFEAKGNPQFTQYNVDQVAIENTGQEQAGGNMEGKEVRFGIANSALFATATTDASCGAVNSMHDSYTPLGGMILLLNIMLGEVIFGGVGAGLYGMLVMVILTVFIAGLMVGRTPEYLGKKIEAKEIKMAMLYALVFAVTILIFSSWSSVASYGVSKINNSGPHGLSEIVYAFSSATGNNGSAFAGITVNTFWYNITLGLSMLIGRFLMIIPVLAIAGNLAAKKSVPVSAGTFPVHTPLFVLLLISVILIVGALTFFPMLSLGPIVEHFLMNSNISF; this is translated from the coding sequence ATGACCGCTAACGGATTTCTACAACTAGCAATCTTTCTTTTAGTTCTACTTCTTTTAACTAAACCACTTGGCAGCTATATGACAAAAATTTTTACTGGAGAAAAAACTTTATTGAGTAAAGTGCTATCTCCTTTAGAAAATTTAGTTTATAGAATTTGCCAAATAGACCAAACTCCTCAGCATTGGACAAATTATGCAATTTCACTGATTTTATTTAATTTTGTAGGGGTAATAGTGCTTTATCTGCTCCAAAGATTACAATCTTTTTTACCTCTTAACCCACAAAATTTTACTTCTATAGCTTCAGACCTAGCTTTTAATACTGCCGTTAGTTTTGTTAGCAATACTAACTGGCAAGCTTATAGCGGTGAATCAACTATGAGCTATTTAACTCAAATGTCTGGGCTGGCGGTACAAAACTTTGTTTCTGCTGCTACAGGTCTTGCAGTTGCAATAGCCTTTATTCGTGGCATTGCTGAACGAGAAGCAAAAACTATTGGTAATTTTTGGGTAGATTTAACCCGGTCAGTAGTTTACATCCTTTTGCCATTTTCGCTAGTTGGAGCATTAGTTTTAGTTTCTCAAGGAGTAGTTCAAAACTTTAATCCCTATGTTACAGCTAAAAGAGTTGAAACGGTGATAGTAGAAAAAATTGATGTTAATGGGACTAAAACCATAGAAACTATTACTGATCAAGTTATTGCCCAAGGCCCGGTTGCTTCACAGGAAATTATTAAACAGCTTGGTACAAATGGAGGTGGTTTTTTTAATGCTAACTCTGCTCATCCATATGAAAACCCAACTCCATTAACTAACTTTATTTCAATGTTGGCTATTTTCCTGATTCCATCAGCACTAACTTACACATTAGGCAAAATGACAGGTAATCAAAAACATGGCTGGGCAGTTTTTACGGCTATGTCAATTTTGTTTCTAGCAGGATTTTTGGTTGTCTATCACTTTGAAGCTAAGGGAAACCCTCAGTTTACCCAATACAATGTTGACCAAGTAGCCATTGAAAACACGGGACAAGAGCAAGCAGGCGGCAATATGGAAGGCAAAGAAGTCCGTTTTGGAATTGCAAATTCCGCGCTTTTTGCTACTGCAACCACAGATGCTTCTTGTGGGGCTGTTAATTCAATGCATGACTCCTACACTCCGCTTGGTGGAATGATTTTATTGCTCAACATTATGTTAGGCGAAGTAATTTTTGGCGGTGTAGGTGCTGGACTTTATGGAATGTTGGTTATGGTAATACTAACCGTTTTTATTGCTGGCCTTATGGTTGGACGAACACCAGAATATTTAGGAAAGAAAATAGAAGCTAAAGAAATAAAAATGGCTATGCTTTACGCGCTAGTTTTTGCTGTAACTATTTTGATTTTTTCCTCTTGGTCAAGTGTTGCTAGTTATGGAGTCTCTAAAATAAATAACTCTGGGCCTCATGGGTTGTCAGAAATTGTTTATGCTTTTTCATCGGCTACAGGCAATAATGGATCGGCCTTTGCTGGCATTACAGTCAATACATTTTGGTATAACATTACGTTAGGTTTATCAATGTTAATTGGTAGATTTTTAATGATTATTCCTGTATTAGCAATTGCAGGAAATTTAGCAGCTAAAAAGTCTGTACCTGTTTCTGCTGGTACATTTCCAGTCCATACACCTTTATTTGTCCTACTACTAATTAGTGTAATTTTAATTGTTGGAGCATTGACATTCTTTCCTATGCTCTCACTAGGCCCTATTGTTGAACATTTCCTAATGAATTCAAACATTAGTTTTTAA
- the kdpF gene encoding K(+)-transporting ATPase subunit F, translated as MNLDYLLSSILVLALFIYLIYALLRPEKF; from the coding sequence ATGAATTTAGATTATTTACTTAGTAGCATTCTGGTCTTGGCATTATTTATTTATTTAATATATGCCCTACTTCGTCCAGAAAAATTTTAG
- a CDS encoding aromatic ring-hydroxylating dioxygenase subunit alpha: MKLATQISLIDRILGYVDNRSTDMVENSYQQTVEGYLSTELLEKEKNLFFRKYPMIIGHSSQVANSGDYLSHNETGVPIVVLRTDEGTLNAFINVCRHRGMRLVNEPCGIKKKSFVCPYHAWTYNQEGKLIHLPHQEGFPCTKLEETQLIKLPVVEKYGFIWVSPSPDVKLDIDSYLGDLVEDFTSYGFDTHISYQPHSKKKALNWKLGIEIFLEGYHVKHAHRSTIYPMFIDNVGIYDQFGLHMRNIFPKRRIVELKPIDKEKWNIRPVANILYYLFPNSLILVEPGHATLFNIFPVDINNSIMLVNSLISAKPETEKAVNYWQKILIFLPTQQRKIFGWAKLSKKA, from the coding sequence ATGAAATTAGCTACCCAAATATCATTGATTGATAGAATTTTAGGCTATGTAGACAATCGTTCTACAGATATGGTGGAAAATAGCTATCAACAAACTGTTGAGGGTTATTTATCAACAGAGCTTTTGGAAAAAGAGAAAAATCTTTTCTTTAGAAAATATCCAATGATTATTGGACATTCTAGTCAAGTTGCTAATTCAGGTGATTATCTTTCTCATAATGAAACAGGTGTTCCAATAGTTGTTTTGCGAACTGATGAAGGAACGTTAAATGCTTTTATCAATGTTTGTCGTCATCGTGGAATGCGCCTAGTTAATGAGCCGTGTGGAATAAAGAAAAAATCTTTTGTATGTCCTTATCATGCTTGGACTTATAACCAAGAAGGGAAACTAATTCACCTACCACATCAGGAAGGCTTTCCTTGTACCAAGCTTGAAGAAACGCAACTTATAAAATTACCTGTTGTTGAAAAATATGGCTTTATTTGGGTTAGTCCTTCACCTGATGTAAAGTTAGATATAGATAGTTACTTAGGCGATTTAGTAGAAGATTTTACTTCCTATGGTTTTGATACACATATTTCTTACCAACCACATAGCAAGAAAAAAGCATTAAATTGGAAGTTAGGTATAGAGATTTTTTTAGAAGGCTACCATGTTAAACATGCTCATAGAAGTACAATTTATCCAATGTTTATTGATAATGTTGGTATTTATGATCAATTTGGTTTGCATATGAGAAATATTTTTCCTAAGCGTCGGATAGTGGAACTTAAGCCAATTGATAAGGAAAAATGGAATATTAGACCTGTTGCTAATATTTTATATTATCTATTTCCTAATAGTTTAATTTTAGTAGAACCTGGTCACGCTACATTATTTAATATTTTTCCCGTAGATATTAACAACTCCATAATGTTAGTTAATAGTTTAATTTCAGCTAAACCAGAGACAGAAAAGGCTGTAAATTACTGGCAAAAAATATTGATATTCTTACCAACGCAACAGAGGAAGATTTTTGGATGGGCGAAGCTATCCAAAAAGGCTTAG
- a CDS encoding DUF2723 domain-containing protein: protein MSQSKKKAGKEKPSIQQIKQLDNSTKSVSLSDNDNLLINKQQKVVLPLITFLIAILAYLLTFARTVTLVDSGELILTSAKLGVAHPPGFPLYTILGYLFTKLPLGSIAARMSFMSAFFAALTSAVLTLIAINIYDVFAQNSPNKQGKNPNVQKQFLTDSIFLQPIFKFLMPPIVALSFSFSTTLWFYASVAEVYTLNIFMLSGIIYLMLEWHLKKQANDKKADNIIPVAALIYGLALGVHHVTILLTLPAIAFFVIYNEGFKYLLSKQVKIAFVTVLIGFAIYLYLPISANQQPIFNWGNPSSLEKFYWHISAKQYQVNLSPSLEIVKEQFKYFANLTFWQFTPLGLVFIFVGLAALWKNKRNIFYLTVLIIVFDLAYSVSYEIAEDKDAYYLTTNFALTIIIAAGLIDLFTKLATKSKPFATLTLIFFSILPILNFVTHYQENNKRNYLIARDYVENVMRSVEPSSLLLTLEWQFYSPYLYMRHLENFRSDVVVIDVNLLRRSWYIESYLTQQHPEMMKACEKETKEFLEDLRLFEADKPYDNVSISKKFFALINSFINYNLSKNQAAYTMLPIDPPTVVADYNLVPQGLTMRIYADKTFHLDPAPSLELRGLLDGSIHLDEVATKKLLPNYATMIANRGKYLSVAQRHDEAIEFLQLSLKLLPNFDRTYQFLGDAYAGKGEKVAAEQNYKKALELNPTNKLAQQGLQQLNQLPN, encoded by the coding sequence ATGAGTCAATCTAAAAAAAAAGCCGGTAAAGAAAAACCTAGTATCCAACAGATAAAACAACTAGATAACTCTACTAAATCAGTAAGTTTATCTGATAACGATAATTTACTTATAAACAAACAACAGAAAGTAGTTTTACCACTAATCACTTTTCTTATTGCCATATTAGCCTATTTACTAACATTTGCCCGTACAGTTACTTTAGTAGATAGCGGAGAGTTAATACTCACTAGTGCTAAATTAGGTGTTGCTCACCCACCAGGATTTCCACTCTATACCATACTAGGCTATTTATTTACCAAACTACCACTTGGCAGCATTGCAGCAAGAATGAGTTTTATGTCTGCTTTTTTTGCTGCGTTAACTTCTGCTGTTTTAACCCTAATTGCAATAAACATCTATGACGTTTTTGCTCAAAATAGTCCAAATAAGCAAGGTAAAAACCCTAACGTACAAAAACAATTTTTAACAGATAGTATTTTTCTTCAACCCATCTTTAAGTTCTTGATGCCTCCAATAGTTGCACTAAGCTTTTCTTTCTCTACTACGCTTTGGTTTTATGCTTCTGTTGCAGAAGTTTACACACTAAATATTTTTATGCTTAGTGGAATTATTTATTTGATGCTTGAGTGGCACTTAAAAAAGCAAGCCAATGACAAGAAGGCAGATAACATAATCCCAGTAGCAGCTTTAATTTATGGTCTAGCATTAGGTGTTCACCATGTCACAATTTTACTTACTTTGCCTGCTATAGCTTTTTTTGTTATTTATAATGAAGGCTTTAAGTATTTACTTTCTAAACAAGTCAAAATAGCTTTTGTTACAGTGCTAATAGGCTTTGCTATCTACTTATATTTACCAATATCAGCTAACCAACAACCTATTTTTAATTGGGGGAATCCTTCTTCACTTGAAAAATTTTATTGGCACATTTCCGCTAAACAATACCAAGTTAACCTTTCACCTAGCCTTGAGATAGTTAAAGAGCAATTTAAGTATTTTGCTAATTTGACTTTTTGGCAATTTACTCCTTTAGGTTTAGTGTTTATTTTTGTTGGGCTTGCAGCACTTTGGAAAAATAAACGCAATATATTTTACTTAACTGTTTTAATTATTGTTTTTGACTTAGCTTATTCTGTAAGTTATGAAATTGCTGAAGATAAGGACGCTTATTATTTAACTACTAATTTTGCATTAACCATTATAATTGCTGCTGGCTTAATAGATTTATTTACCAAATTAGCTACAAAAAGTAAGCCTTTTGCTACTCTAACTCTAATATTTTTCAGTATCTTACCAATCTTAAATTTTGTTACTCACTATCAGGAAAATAACAAAAGAAATTATTTAATAGCTCGTGACTACGTAGAAAATGTAATGCGTAGTGTAGAACCTAGCAGTCTTTTACTTACTTTAGAATGGCAATTCTACTCACCATATCTTTATATGCGTCATTTAGAAAATTTTCGTTCTGATGTGGTTGTAATTGATGTAAATCTGCTTAGGCGTTCTTGGTATATTGAAAGTTATCTGACGCAGCAACACCCAGAAATGATGAAAGCTTGCGAAAAGGAAACTAAAGAATTTTTAGAAGATTTAAGGCTTTTTGAAGCAGATAAGCCATATGATAATGTAAGTATTAGCAAAAAGTTTTTTGCTCTTATAAATTCTTTTATTAACTACAACTTATCTAAAAATCAAGCAGCTTATACAATGTTACCTATTGACCCACCAACAGTTGTAGCTGATTACAATTTAGTTCCTCAAGGGTTAACTATGCGTATTTATGCTGATAAAACTTTTCATCTTGACCCAGCACCTTCTCTTGAGTTACGAGGATTATTAGATGGTTCTATTCATTTAGATGAAGTAGCTACAAAAAAATTACTACCTAATTATGCTACAATGATTGCTAATCGTGGTAAATACTTAAGCGTTGCGCAAAGGCATGATGAAGCAATAGAATTTCTACAATTATCATTAAAATTACTACCAAATTTTGACAGAACCTATCAGTTTTTAGGTGATGCTTATGCTGGTAAAGGTGAAAAGGTAGCAGCCGAGCAGAACTATAAAAAAGCATTAGAGTTAAACCCTACTAATAAATTAGCTCAGCAAGGCTTACAACAATTAAACCAATTGCCTAATTAA
- a CDS encoding M50 family metallopeptidase yields MKESKNSFKLLMLASLVTLLIGLIPQSRLILYPFNLFVTYVHETCHALAGLLTLGSVQGMTINPDTSGVTLVAGGIAVVTFSAGYLGSALFGALLLILSYKGEMSRKILAALAVGVLAVTVFFIGVGYTSFLLTILLSAIGVTLFAKPNLPNSLKVGLSAAGIGTFFTLIAFLAITNNLFGWIAGLTLATVLFLAAKFLPTTGAQFALSFLAIQSCLNALSDIKTLWFLAASSATHSDAQGMASITGIPAIFWATLWGVVSLAILGVALFIYHRAIKTGKILPTK; encoded by the coding sequence ATGAAAGAATCAAAAAATAGCTTCAAGCTTTTAATGCTAGCCTCATTAGTTACTCTTTTAATCGGCCTTATTCCACAAAGCAGATTAATACTCTATCCATTCAACTTATTTGTTACTTATGTACATGAAACTTGTCATGCTTTAGCAGGGCTTTTAACTTTAGGAAGTGTTCAAGGAATGACAATTAACCCTGACACTAGCGGTGTGACGCTTGTTGCAGGTGGAATTGCTGTAGTAACTTTTAGTGCTGGTTATTTAGGTAGTGCGTTATTTGGGGCTTTACTTTTAATCCTTTCTTATAAAGGGGAGATGTCTAGAAAAATCCTTGCTGCACTAGCCGTTGGTGTTTTAGCTGTAACCGTATTTTTTATTGGTGTTGGCTATACCTCATTTTTATTAACTATTTTGCTTTCTGCAATAGGAGTAACACTTTTTGCTAAGCCAAACTTACCTAATAGCTTAAAAGTCGGTTTAAGTGCTGCTGGTATAGGCACATTTTTTACTTTAATTGCATTTTTGGCTATTACAAATAATTTGTTTGGTTGGATTGCAGGACTTACTTTAGCCACAGTATTATTTTTAGCTGCTAAGTTTTTACCAACCACAGGCGCACAATTTGCTTTAAGCTTTTTAGCAATACAAAGTTGCTTAAATGCTTTATCTGATATAAAAACTTTATGGTTTTTAGCTGCTTCCTCTGCAACACATTCAGACGCTCAAGGAATGGCTTCTATTACAGGTATTCCAGCTATTTTCTGGGCAACTTTATGGGGTGTTGTTTCATTAGCTATTTTAGGAGTAGCTTTATTTATTTACCATCGGGCAATAAAAACTGGGAAAATCTTACCTACTAAGTAA
- a CDS encoding sigma-54-dependent Fis family transcriptional regulator, producing the protein MARKKILVVDDEKRQREILELILSEEDYTVSTASSGEQALRLVKQGRFDLVLTDLKMSGMDGIELLNQLVQYDSSIIVILMTAHGSIDSAKEAIKLGAYDYLEKPLDKDKLLEIVARALEKLNVLDTEIIGESEEMSKVKKMIIKVARSSETVLIRGESGAGKELIARAIHNNSPRVNQLFSAVNCAAINENLLESELFGHEKGSFTGAHAEKKGLFEVADRGTLFLDEIGDLNISMQAKILRALQEREIMRVGGTRPIKVDVRVLAATNRDLETMVKENTFRSDLYYRLNVIPINIPSLRQRRSDIALLVDYFLAKHGRSAARPIKGLSPAVKKLVNEYSWPGNVRQLESAMKRAILLCEGDYIDVEDLPIEIRQEGEQASSFSFKLPPEGISFEDLEKSVIIQAMEQSDWNITRAAKLLGLTFRTLQYRLEKFDIQRPSKYKDMD; encoded by the coding sequence ATGGCACGCAAAAAAATTTTAGTTGTTGATGATGAAAAACGCCAAAGAGAAATTTTAGAGTTAATTTTAAGTGAAGAAGACTATACTGTTAGCACTGCATCTAGTGGTGAGCAGGCTTTAAGACTAGTAAAACAGGGGCGTTTTGACCTAGTTTTAACAGACTTAAAAATGAGTGGAATGGATGGAATAGAATTACTTAATCAACTAGTTCAATATGATTCTTCAATTATTGTAATTTTAATGACGGCTCATGGCTCAATTGATTCAGCAAAAGAAGCCATTAAATTAGGTGCTTATGATTATTTAGAAAAACCCTTAGACAAAGATAAATTGCTTGAAATAGTTGCACGAGCATTAGAAAAGCTAAATGTCTTAGATACAGAGATTATTGGCGAATCTGAAGAGATGAGCAAAGTTAAGAAAATGATTATAAAAGTTGCTCGCTCTAGTGAAACCGTTTTAATTCGTGGTGAATCAGGAGCAGGAAAAGAACTAATAGCCCGCGCAATTCATAATAACAGCCCACGTGTTAACCAACTGTTTTCTGCTGTTAATTGTGCTGCAATTAATGAAAATTTATTAGAATCAGAACTCTTTGGACATGAAAAAGGCTCTTTTACTGGCGCACATGCTGAGAAAAAAGGGCTTTTTGAAGTTGCTGATCGGGGAACTCTATTTTTAGATGAAATAGGTGACTTAAATATTAGTATGCAGGCTAAAATACTACGTGCATTACAAGAGCGTGAAATTATGCGTGTAGGTGGCACTAGGCCAATAAAAGTTGATGTTAGAGTGCTAGCAGCAACTAACCGTGACCTTGAAACTATGGTAAAGGAAAATACTTTTCGCTCAGATCTTTACTATAGATTAAATGTTATTCCTATTAATATTCCTTCCTTAAGACAAAGGCGAAGTGATATAGCATTGTTGGTAGATTATTTTCTAGCCAAACATGGTCGTTCTGCTGCTCGCCCAATTAAAGGGCTTAGTCCAGCAGTCAAAAAACTTGTTAATGAATATTCCTGGCCCGGTAACGTCCGACAATTAGAATCAGCAATGAAACGAGCAATTTTACTTTGTGAAGGTGATTATATAGATGTTGAGGATTTGCCAATAGAAATACGTCAGGAAGGCGAGCAGGCTTCTTCTTTTAGCTTTAAGCTACCTCCAGAAGGCATTTCCTTTGAAGACCTGGAAAAGTCCGTAATTATTCAAGCAATGGAACAATCAGACTGGAATATAACCCGTGCTGCTAAGTTATTAGGACTAACCTTTAGAACCTTACAATATCGATTAGAGAAATTTGATATTCAACGCCCTAGCAAATATAAAGATATGGATTAG
- a CDS encoding dCTP deaminase codes for MAIKSDKWIKHMCETAELITPFETSLLRQVDNRRIISCGLSSYGYDCRLARDEFKVFSPIQGTEINPKQFDSKSLLDIPLRTDADGSTYWLLPPHSYALGITIERFNIPRNVTAIALGKSTYARCGIVVNTTPLEANWRGRLVIELYNAANLPVRLFAEEGFVQILFFQSDEECETSYSDRQGKYQDQSGLTLAKV; via the coding sequence ATGGCGATTAAATCAGATAAATGGATTAAACATATGTGTGAAACTGCCGAGTTAATCACACCTTTTGAAACTAGCTTGTTAAGACAGGTAGATAATCGTAGGATTATTAGTTGTGGCTTGTCTAGTTATGGCTATGATTGTAGACTAGCACGAGATGAATTTAAGGTTTTTTCCCCTATTCAAGGTACAGAAATTAACCCAAAACAATTTGACTCTAAAAGCTTACTGGATATCCCTTTAAGAACTGATGCAGATGGCTCAACTTATTGGCTACTCCCTCCACATTCTTATGCCTTAGGTATTACCATTGAACGTTTTAATATTCCTCGTAATGTAACAGCCATTGCATTAGGTAAATCAACTTATGCAAGATGTGGAATAGTTGTTAACACAACCCCGCTAGAAGCTAATTGGCGAGGACGGCTAGTTATAGAGCTTTATAATGCAGCAAATCTGCCTGTTAGGTTATTTGCTGAAGAAGGTTTTGTACAAATCTTGTTTTTTCAGTCAGATGAAGAATGTGAGACATCTTATAGTGATCGTCAAGGAAAGTATCAAGATCAATCTGGGCTAACTTTGGCTAAGGTGTAA
- a CDS encoding S41 family peptidase: protein MRTKRTFTVLIFAIMLMGTLAGGFYSHKVQATNPGSQVRTTDIESIFTEALNVVETNYVDEIKHDNLTKVAIQNMLRTLDPHSNYFDSKEFQELQREQHSQFFGIGVTINRRNNRVFILSAIKGTPAEQAGLRYGDAILKVNDKLATEWSTQEVLENVRGPKGEPVEIEVERAGVPKPLTFKIVRDAVPLPSIRNAFMVKPGVGYIALVGGFNHTTEDELLQAMEGLKSEGMKSLILDVRNNPGGLLTQAIKVSNIFLQKGQSIVSIRGRDNRTESRSHDANNSAPEDIPLVILINRSTASASEIVAGAIQDHDRGIIVGESSFGKGLVQTVFRLPYGSGLTLTTAKYYTPSGRLIQRDYSGLSFYEYYSNHFKQDAKQPVGEKHRTDSGRDVYSGGGIKPDVEVKLSEFTPVRAKLFNATFAFARELTAGLIPGQAQFKVTRTSFNHKLSADEFVVTDKVVAAFQTFISSKERENLKVTEAQFNENLDYIKRRIREEAVTAAYGTEVGNQVLLEGDEQVLRAVDELPNARQLAENAYSKKQ from the coding sequence ATGCGAACAAAAAGAACTTTTACTGTATTAATTTTTGCAATAATGTTAATGGGAACGTTAGCTGGTGGATTTTATAGTCATAAAGTCCAAGCTACAAATCCTGGCAGTCAAGTGCGTACAACAGATATAGAGAGTATTTTCACTGAAGCACTTAATGTAGTAGAGACAAATTATGTTGATGAAATTAAACATGATAATCTTACTAAAGTTGCTATCCAAAACATGTTACGCACATTAGATCCACACTCAAATTATTTTGATAGCAAAGAGTTTCAAGAACTACAAAGAGAACAACATAGCCAATTTTTTGGCATTGGTGTCACAATAAATCGGCGTAATAACCGAGTTTTTATCCTTTCTGCCATCAAAGGCACACCAGCAGAACAAGCCGGCCTACGCTATGGAGATGCTATCCTAAAAGTTAATGATAAATTAGCAACAGAATGGTCAACTCAAGAAGTACTAGAAAATGTACGTGGGCCAAAAGGAGAACCTGTAGAAATTGAAGTAGAACGTGCAGGAGTTCCTAAACCACTCACTTTTAAGATTGTTCGGGATGCTGTTCCCCTACCCTCCATACGTAATGCTTTTATGGTTAAGCCAGGTGTTGGGTATATTGCTTTAGTAGGAGGCTTTAATCACACTACAGAGGATGAATTACTACAAGCAATGGAAGGTCTTAAGTCTGAAGGAATGAAATCCTTAATCTTAGATGTACGTAATAATCCTGGTGGATTATTAACTCAAGCTATCAAAGTTTCCAATATATTTTTGCAAAAAGGTCAAAGTATTGTTTCCATCAGAGGACGAGACAATCGCACAGAATCCCGGTCACATGACGCTAATAATTCTGCTCCAGAAGATATACCACTAGTTATTTTAATTAATCGTAGTACAGCATCAGCCTCAGAAATTGTTGCTGGAGCAATTCAAGATCATGATCGAGGAATAATTGTTGGTGAAAGCAGTTTTGGTAAAGGTTTAGTACAAACCGTTTTTAGGCTTCCTTATGGCTCTGGCCTTACTCTAACGACTGCAAAATACTACACACCTAGCGGAAGACTTATACAACGCGATTATTCAGGGCTATCATTTTATGAATATTATTCCAACCACTTTAAGCAAGATGCTAAACAACCTGTAGGTGAGAAACATCGCACAGATTCAGGAAGGGATGTTTATAGTGGTGGGGGAATTAAGCCAGATGTAGAGGTAAAATTATCAGAGTTTACTCCTGTAAGAGCAAAACTATTTAATGCTACATTTGCTTTTGCTAGGGAACTTACGGCTGGCCTTATACCTGGACAAGCCCAATTTAAAGTAACTCGAACAAGCTTTAACCATAAATTAAGTGCTGATGAATTTGTGGTGACAGATAAGGTAGTTGCTGCTTTTCAAACTTTTATTTCTAGTAAAGAAAGAGAAAATTTAAAGGTTACAGAAGCACAGTTTAACGAAAATTTAGACTATATAAAACGCAGAATCCGTGAAGAAGCTGTTACTGCTGCTTATGGTACAGAAGTAGGAAATCAAGTTTTATTAGAAGGTGATGAGCAAGTTTTAAGAGCAGTCGATGAATTGCCAAATGCAAGACAATTAGCAGAAAATGCTTATAGCAAAAAGCAATAA
- a CDS encoding DUF3703 domain-containing protein, with protein sequence MNTQVRQAFDTEMKVAKEFFAKGDLEKSFKHLERAHVLGQLYVVAHVKSHWWMLKVGFCRASVQEILGQTVRIIFGALGSAVGIVPVGNTGGTNISMFARLPIQPDIAKILNKI encoded by the coding sequence ATGAATACTCAAGTAAGACAAGCTTTTGATACGGAAATGAAAGTAGCAAAAGAATTTTTTGCTAAAGGAGATTTAGAAAAAAGTTTTAAGCATTTAGAACGCGCCCATGTTCTTGGACAACTTTATGTTGTAGCTCATGTTAAATCTCACTGGTGGATGTTAAAAGTTGGGTTTTGCAGGGCTTCAGTGCAAGAGATTTTAGGTCAAACTGTACGAATTATTTTTGGGGCTTTAGGTTCTGCTGTTGGAATTGTTCCTGTTGGTAATACTGGAGGAACAAATATTAGTATGTTTGCTAGATTACCTATTCAACCAGATATAGCAAAAATTCTTAATAAAATTTAA